A single genomic interval of Blastopirellula marina harbors:
- a CDS encoding ExbD/TolR family protein has product MAVKFKKSRAQSMLDITPLIDIVFLLLIFFVVMTRFDEEDYKLDVVLPTASEAKPLISQPRELFINIDEQGNFFVRGEQYTIDEIDELLVQTAADNPESTIIIRADKDSKLEFSVQVMNACNKAKLSNYSISTASIEPTQ; this is encoded by the coding sequence TTGGCAGTCAAATTCAAGAAAAGTCGCGCCCAGTCGATGCTCGATATCACGCCGTTGATTGATATCGTGTTTCTGCTGTTGATTTTCTTTGTGGTGATGACTCGCTTCGATGAAGAAGATTACAAGCTGGATGTCGTATTGCCGACTGCCAGTGAGGCAAAACCGTTAATCTCGCAGCCACGCGAGTTGTTTATCAACATCGACGAGCAAGGCAATTTCTTCGTTCGCGGAGAACAGTACACGATTGACGAAATTGACGAGCTGCTTGTGCAGACGGCGGCCGACAATCCAGAGAGCACGATCATTATTCGTGCGGACAAAGATAGTAAGCTTGAATTCAGCGTCCAAGTAATGAATGCCTGCAATAAGGCGAAGCTCAGCAATTACTCGATCAGCACCGCTTCGATTGAGCCAACCCAATAG
- a CDS encoding MotA/TolQ/ExbB proton channel family protein encodes MNDFDQSGEHRGQRRQTGFAVVLLLLAFAGPVWAQEEEPAPGQPVEEESPALIEQRLNDTESLTLVSLVLRGGRMMIPLGVISVVVVALTFERLFALRKSRITPYRLQRELSQLRLSEKGLDPREAYKLCKQYPSALGNVVKAMLLRIGRPQSEVEHAVAEATEREADRLYGNVRWISLMGSVAPLLGLMGTVWGIIWTFYKTTQLEIGADRADQLAGGIFVALVTTLGGLVIAIPAMIVAQYFESRIISLFHEMDEILFDLIPGFEHYEGKLRARHRTYESTSTASFTTMVPPNEPTGGDTLDGSQTQPLPRSPYQ; translated from the coding sequence ATGAATGATTTTGACCAATCAGGTGAACATCGCGGCCAGCGAAGGCAAACTGGATTCGCTGTCGTGCTTCTTCTCTTGGCGTTTGCAGGGCCGGTGTGGGCCCAGGAGGAAGAGCCTGCACCCGGCCAACCAGTGGAAGAAGAGTCGCCCGCTTTGATCGAACAGAGGCTCAACGATACCGAGTCCCTTACCTTGGTAAGCCTCGTGCTCCGTGGTGGACGAATGATGATTCCACTTGGAGTCATCTCGGTCGTTGTGGTAGCGCTCACCTTCGAGCGTCTGTTTGCACTCCGTAAATCACGAATCACTCCGTATCGACTTCAACGCGAGCTTTCGCAACTTCGCCTCAGCGAAAAAGGACTAGACCCGCGTGAGGCCTACAAGCTGTGTAAGCAATATCCCTCGGCACTTGGAAACGTCGTGAAAGCGATGCTTCTTCGCATCGGCCGCCCTCAATCGGAAGTGGAACATGCTGTCGCAGAAGCTACCGAGCGAGAAGCCGATCGACTCTATGGTAACGTGCGCTGGATTTCCTTGATGGGAAGCGTTGCCCCTTTGTTGGGACTGATGGGAACCGTGTGGGGCATTATTTGGACGTTTTATAAAACTACCCAACTGGAAATCGGGGCGGATCGCGCCGATCAGTTAGCTGGTGGGATTTTCGTCGCTTTAGTGACAACGTTAGGTGGACTAGTGATTGCTATTCCCGCGATGATTGTTGCTCAGTACTTTGAGAGTCGGATCATTTCGCTATTCCATGAAATGGATGAGATTTTGTTCGACTTGATTCCAGGTTTCGAGCACTACGAAGGGAAGTTGCGTGCCAGGCATCGGACCTACGAAAGCACCTCGACTGCCTCGTTTACCACGATGGTGCCACCCAATGAACCCACAGGTGGCGATACCCTTGATGGATCGCAGACACAACCGTTGCCCAGGTCTCCCTATCAATAG
- a CDS encoding tetratricopeptide repeat protein — protein sequence MQSLNSNPLGFLVRGKQTRGETSRAASSISLLAVLVLILFGQTAAAQESSREAALFFSDVVNYQNAGEFDLAADEWKKFIEKFPSDPLAAKAQNYLAVCQLQLKKFADATTNFETVLKKYPEADFREEAMLNLASANYAWAQSGNAAKYGEAANRFSALLKEFPKSKFADQAYYFLAESLYMNGQQEESLRVYDYLAQNYPQSPLAPDAIYAKGVTQEELKKYADAQKTFDQFLEKHSSNALATEVSMRKAEALLQQNQVEAAEKLFAQVANKPGFELADHARYRLAFCALQKDELLKAGNEYARIPTQFPKSSYAPEATMLAGRCYYRAGHLDDAAKWLAAAGRRGGEYEVEAGHWLARVYLQQGKPGEAENLVKSVLPKAQGSEFLVSLKMDLADAVYEQPNRRTEAIGLYRRIAKDHADLPEGAQALYNAAFAALETRDFPLASSLADEFAQKYPQDESKLDAMYVGAEAKLQTDKFAEAEQSLNTLLREGRNRPEAARWQLRLALSQYLQSKYADVEKTVGGMLASLKDADLVAQANYLLGASAFQLNEYEKAQQALEASIRASKSWPQADEAQLMLARTLNQRGQNAQAIQEAQGIVTAFPRSQILDQVYFRLGEFLFAADRFTEAVSAYQQVLAKSPQSTLAPHALYGQAWAYLREPDTAKAERAFSQLIGQYGQHELVTDAYTGRAMARRAAGKYPEAIDDLNSVIAKSSNPNQKLEAEYLKGVSLVDSKNPAEAEKVFTTIHQQNPGFANDDKVLYELAWAQRSQDKPDAAAATFQMLAKSHPESPLAAEAMYHVGESHYSKEDFAEAEKWYAMSASKAKTAEIGEKAVYKRAWSQYQQDKTREALQGFGQQIDKYPNGVLTSDAVFMQGECFFKDKQFDTALDSYGRVNPKSLSSDEMRSLLWLHAGQAASQQKMWSAAKKWYGQLVDQVPNSPLIGETYYELGWAAYNERNTAEAIRYFDQAAEASRGLAGARARFMLGEIYFEQKKYDEATSQFKRVVYGFGGEESLESVKPWQAKCAYEIGRCSEVQIRGADAAKRAELIADAKKFYGLVSERYPESPEAKLAQTRLEALAQL from the coding sequence ATGCAGTCTCTCAATTCCAATCCTCTCGGTTTCCTTGTAAGAGGCAAGCAAACGAGAGGGGAAACTTCACGAGCAGCGAGTTCGATTAGTTTGCTGGCGGTCCTCGTATTGATACTCTTCGGGCAAACCGCAGCCGCCCAAGAGTCGTCTCGAGAGGCGGCTCTCTTTTTTTCAGATGTCGTCAATTACCAGAATGCGGGCGAGTTCGATTTAGCTGCGGATGAGTGGAAGAAATTCATTGAGAAGTTTCCATCCGATCCGTTAGCCGCCAAAGCACAGAACTATTTGGCCGTCTGCCAATTACAACTCAAGAAATTTGCCGACGCGACGACGAATTTCGAGACCGTTCTCAAAAAGTATCCGGAAGCTGACTTCCGGGAAGAGGCCATGCTTAACTTGGCCTCCGCTAACTATGCGTGGGCTCAAAGTGGAAATGCGGCCAAATATGGAGAAGCCGCCAATCGCTTTTCTGCACTGCTGAAAGAGTTTCCGAAATCGAAGTTCGCCGATCAGGCCTACTACTTTCTCGCCGAATCGTTGTACATGAACGGTCAACAGGAAGAATCGCTGCGGGTGTACGACTATCTTGCCCAGAACTATCCGCAAAGTCCGCTCGCACCTGATGCAATCTATGCCAAAGGAGTCACCCAGGAAGAGCTGAAGAAGTACGCCGACGCACAAAAGACCTTCGACCAGTTTCTGGAGAAACACTCCAGCAATGCGTTAGCTACGGAAGTCTCGATGCGGAAAGCGGAGGCTTTGCTGCAACAGAATCAGGTTGAGGCTGCTGAGAAGCTGTTTGCTCAAGTTGCCAACAAGCCAGGTTTCGAGCTGGCCGACCATGCCAGGTATCGCTTGGCTTTCTGTGCTTTGCAAAAAGACGAACTGCTGAAAGCGGGCAATGAGTACGCTCGCATTCCCACGCAGTTTCCTAAGTCAAGCTACGCACCGGAAGCCACGATGTTGGCTGGTCGCTGCTACTATCGAGCTGGTCATCTTGACGACGCCGCAAAGTGGCTGGCTGCCGCCGGTCGCCGCGGAGGAGAATACGAAGTTGAGGCAGGGCACTGGCTGGCTCGGGTATACCTGCAACAAGGCAAACCAGGCGAAGCGGAAAATCTAGTCAAATCGGTCCTGCCGAAAGCTCAAGGAAGCGAGTTTCTTGTCTCTCTAAAAATGGATCTAGCCGACGCCGTCTACGAACAGCCAAATCGTCGGACAGAAGCAATCGGGCTATATCGACGAATTGCGAAGGATCATGCCGACTTGCCGGAGGGAGCACAAGCTCTTTACAACGCCGCTTTTGCCGCGCTCGAAACGCGTGATTTCCCATTAGCATCTTCATTGGCAGACGAGTTCGCTCAGAAGTATCCGCAAGACGAATCGAAGTTGGACGCGATGTATGTGGGCGCGGAAGCGAAACTACAGACCGACAAGTTCGCTGAAGCGGAGCAATCGCTGAACACATTGCTTCGAGAAGGCAGAAATCGGCCCGAGGCAGCCCGCTGGCAATTACGTTTGGCCTTGTCGCAATATTTGCAAAGCAAGTATGCCGATGTGGAAAAGACGGTCGGCGGAATGCTTGCCAGTTTAAAAGACGCGGACCTGGTCGCACAAGCAAACTACCTGCTCGGGGCAAGTGCGTTTCAGTTAAACGAATACGAAAAAGCCCAACAAGCGTTGGAAGCTTCGATTCGAGCTTCAAAGTCGTGGCCGCAAGCGGACGAAGCACAGCTGATGCTGGCAAGGACGTTGAACCAGCGGGGGCAGAATGCTCAGGCCATCCAAGAGGCACAAGGGATCGTTACTGCGTTTCCACGTAGTCAGATTCTCGACCAGGTGTATTTCCGCTTAGGTGAGTTTCTCTTCGCTGCTGATCGTTTCACGGAAGCTGTTTCCGCTTACCAGCAGGTCCTGGCCAAATCACCCCAATCAACGCTTGCACCGCACGCACTTTATGGCCAGGCATGGGCCTACTTGAGAGAGCCTGACACGGCCAAGGCAGAACGGGCCTTCTCGCAATTAATTGGTCAGTATGGACAACACGAACTCGTGACCGACGCCTACACGGGGCGGGCAATGGCACGTCGTGCTGCTGGCAAGTATCCTGAAGCAATCGACGACTTGAATTCGGTAATCGCCAAGAGCAGTAACCCGAATCAGAAGCTGGAAGCCGAGTATCTCAAAGGGGTCAGCCTGGTCGATAGCAAGAACCCTGCCGAGGCCGAGAAGGTCTTCACGACGATTCATCAGCAGAATCCCGGCTTCGCCAATGATGATAAGGTGCTGTATGAATTGGCCTGGGCGCAACGATCGCAAGATAAGCCGGATGCGGCTGCAGCCACTTTTCAGATGCTGGCCAAATCGCACCCTGAGAGTCCTTTGGCAGCAGAGGCCATGTACCACGTTGGGGAGTCGCACTACAGCAAGGAAGACTTTGCGGAAGCAGAAAAGTGGTATGCCATGTCGGCCAGCAAAGCCAAGACCGCCGAGATCGGCGAGAAGGCAGTTTACAAACGAGCTTGGTCGCAATACCAACAAGACAAGACGCGTGAGGCACTTCAAGGTTTTGGCCAGCAGATCGACAAGTATCCCAATGGTGTGCTGACCTCGGATGCGGTCTTCATGCAAGGGGAATGCTTTTTCAAGGACAAACAGTTCGATACGGCCCTCGACTCGTACGGCCGGGTCAATCCCAAAAGTCTCTCCAGCGACGAAATGCGATCCCTACTGTGGCTGCATGCCGGGCAAGCGGCGAGCCAACAGAAGATGTGGAGTGCGGCGAAAAAGTGGTATGGGCAATTGGTCGATCAGGTCCCCAATTCACCTTTGATTGGCGAGACCTACTACGAGCTTGGTTGGGCTGCCTACAACGAGCGGAATACAGCAGAGGCGATTCGTTACTTCGATCAAGCTGCGGAAGCGTCGCGTGGTTTAGCAGGGGCCCGAGCTCGTTTCATGCTGGGAGAAATCTACTTCGAGCAAAAGAAGTATGACGAAGCTACCTCCCAGTTTAAGCGTGTCGTGTACGGTTTCGGTGGCGAGGAATCACTAGAAAGTGTGAAACCTTGGCAAGCCAAGTGTGCTTATGAAATCGGCCGTTGTAGCGAAGTTCAGATTCGGGGTGCCGATGCCGCAAAGCGAGCTGAACTGATTGCCGACGCGAAGAAGTTTTATGGTTTGGTGAGCGAGCGTTATCCGGAATCGCCGGAAGCGAAACTGGCCCAAACACGGCTGGAAGCCTTGGCCCAACTCTAA
- a CDS encoding NAD-dependent epimerase/dehydratase family protein, with translation MATSLITGGAGFIGSHLSEALLKTGNKVIVVDDESTGTKKNIEPLLANPNFRFVQGTVSDRDLVRDLVNEADEVYHLAAAVGVALINQEPIQTIERNIYPTELLLAEVQRRNAEGNNVRLFLASTSEVYGKNPKETWTEEDDLVFGSTTRPRWAYGASKAIDEFLALAYWHQKQTPIVIGRFFNVVGPRQTGVYGMVLPRFVDAALAGKSPTVHHDGSQIRCFAHVADVVEAVIKLMRTDAALGQVFNIGSNRPVTILELAQMVISKANPGLEVQFQTYEEAYSANFEDILRRVPDLTKLTKCIDYSPKFTLEDIVDDVIADKK, from the coding sequence ATGGCAACATCTCTGATTACCGGCGGGGCCGGATTTATCGGTTCGCATCTCTCAGAAGCTCTGCTGAAAACAGGCAACAAAGTCATTGTGGTCGACGATGAATCGACTGGAACCAAGAAAAATATCGAACCGCTCCTGGCAAATCCCAACTTCCGCTTCGTCCAGGGAACGGTTAGCGATCGCGACCTCGTGCGTGACTTGGTAAACGAGGCGGACGAGGTATACCACCTGGCCGCAGCGGTTGGTGTTGCACTCATTAATCAAGAGCCGATCCAAACCATCGAGCGAAACATCTATCCCACGGAACTCTTGCTGGCCGAAGTCCAGCGCCGCAACGCCGAAGGAAACAACGTTCGCCTATTCCTGGCCAGTACCTCTGAGGTGTATGGCAAGAACCCAAAAGAAACATGGACCGAAGAGGATGATCTCGTTTTCGGCTCGACTACCCGCCCAAGGTGGGCGTATGGAGCCTCCAAGGCGATCGACGAATTCCTAGCCCTCGCCTATTGGCATCAGAAGCAAACCCCCATCGTGATCGGGCGTTTCTTCAATGTAGTTGGCCCCCGACAAACGGGTGTCTACGGAATGGTTCTTCCCCGCTTTGTCGATGCTGCCCTGGCCGGCAAGTCCCCCACGGTTCACCACGATGGCAGTCAGATTCGCTGCTTTGCCCACGTGGCCGATGTCGTTGAGGCCGTGATCAAGTTGATGCGAACGGACGCTGCTTTAGGACAGGTCTTTAACATCGGTAGCAATCGCCCTGTAACCATCCTAGAACTCGCCCAGATGGTGATCAGCAAGGCCAACCCAGGCCTAGAGGTTCAGTTTCAAACCTACGAAGAAGCTTACAGCGCTAACTTTGAAGATATCCTCCGCCGAGTCCCTGACTTAACGAAGCTGACGAAATGTATCGATTACAGCCCGAAGTTCACACTGGAAGACATCGTGGACGATGTGATTGCGGATAAGAAGTAA
- a CDS encoding type II secretion system protein J yields the protein MWNIRTPHFARRARGLTLVEMLMATALSLIMFAAVAQIFGMMGNAMRDARAKIELSGNIRSVANQLQTDLNNLTVDVLPWVQPGSNQGYFEIIEGPDRDVDFAAFDIVGDDPTILTDPHNGSMGGDADDILCFTAYSKDQPFIGLIYGDLVANTNPAYPYKYYVDRSSGNFTVITSQYAEVVYFTKLTPADDRNLEQWNTAALRDANETVTVYRRAFLIRPDIYLGDVAGTSGPAMTPPATYTMSEAEARNYYDLSMSSTASTSGATSSQWQTNSLEDLQSRERRIGHAIVGGSPAFPYPMTPAGLLSFEQLNTTIGPTNLRDRTGEDVILTKTLAFDVKVFDPGAVVRQEPGGTIAGQPGDFYYPATSDTNVYESYTAGTSMTGAFVDLNWLAGGRYSSPPGAPLFSGTPNAKSGLAGQQVGSFTQMPSMLRIPGNNGSGSQDTTLTYAYYDTWPLLYESDGVDQFGDGNIDQGTNGFDDNSNGIVDDLAEYETSPPYPNPLRGISVTVRAIEEGTRQVRQDTIMADFLPD from the coding sequence ATGTGGAACATTCGCACACCGCACTTCGCTCGTCGAGCGCGCGGGCTTACGCTCGTCGAAATGTTGATGGCGACCGCGCTGAGCTTGATCATGTTTGCTGCCGTCGCTCAGATCTTTGGCATGATGGGAAACGCGATGCGTGATGCCCGAGCCAAGATCGAATTGTCTGGCAACATTCGTAGCGTCGCCAATCAACTGCAAACCGACCTGAATAATCTGACGGTCGATGTCCTTCCGTGGGTTCAACCAGGCAGTAACCAAGGCTATTTCGAGATCATTGAAGGCCCCGACCGCGATGTCGACTTCGCCGCTTTTGACATCGTCGGTGATGACCCGACGATCCTTACCGATCCGCACAACGGATCGATGGGTGGTGATGCGGACGACATTCTCTGCTTCACAGCCTACAGCAAGGATCAACCGTTTATTGGTTTGATCTATGGCGACTTGGTGGCAAATACGAACCCAGCGTATCCCTATAAGTACTACGTCGATCGTTCAAGTGGTAATTTTACGGTTATCACCTCGCAGTATGCCGAGGTCGTTTATTTCACCAAACTGACACCAGCAGACGATCGTAACTTGGAGCAATGGAACACTGCAGCACTGCGCGATGCGAACGAAACCGTCACGGTCTATCGACGGGCCTTCCTGATTCGGCCCGATATCTACCTGGGAGACGTTGCAGGAACTAGTGGCCCAGCGATGACGCCCCCAGCAACGTACACCATGAGTGAGGCGGAAGCTCGAAACTACTACGACCTCTCCATGTCGAGCACGGCGAGTACTTCTGGTGCGACCAGTTCGCAGTGGCAAACCAATTCGCTCGAGGATTTGCAAAGCCGCGAACGCCGAATCGGTCATGCGATTGTGGGCGGTTCCCCGGCATTTCCTTATCCAATGACGCCTGCGGGCTTATTGTCGTTCGAGCAATTGAACACGACGATTGGCCCCACGAATCTCCGTGATCGAACCGGTGAGGACGTCATCCTGACCAAGACATTGGCATTCGATGTGAAGGTTTTTGATCCAGGTGCTGTCGTTCGCCAAGAGCCAGGTGGCACGATTGCTGGGCAACCCGGTGACTTTTACTATCCGGCTACATCCGATACGAACGTCTATGAGTCATACACGGCAGGTACCTCGATGACTGGGGCTTTCGTCGATTTGAACTGGCTGGCAGGCGGACGCTATTCCTCACCGCCAGGAGCTCCACTGTTTTCAGGTACGCCAAATGCCAAGTCCGGACTGGCAGGACAGCAGGTGGGTTCGTTTACTCAAATGCCTTCGATGCTTCGAATTCCTGGCAACAACGGAAGTGGTTCGCAAGACACTACCCTCACCTATGCCTATTACGATACATGGCCCCTCCTGTATGAGTCCGATGGTGTTGACCAATTCGGTGATGGAAACATCGATCAGGGGACAAACGGATTCGATGACAACAGCAACGGTATCGTCGATGATTTAGCCGAATACGAGACTTCGCCGCCTTACCCGAATCCACTGCGTGGTATCTCGGTCACCGTGCGTGCGATCGAAGAAGGAACCCGTCAGGTTCGGCAAGACACGATCATGGCCGACTTCCTGCCAGATTAG
- a CDS encoding cation:proton antiporter — MEENLYLIYFAGILALGITAQWLAWRLHLPSILLLLGFGFLAGLLPQGPDEIIGIKVLFPIVSLSVAVILFEGGMSLRFNELREVGPALGGLVTIGALIVWGLASLAAHYLVGFSPAIATVVGAIVVVTGPTVVGPLLSHIRPARKIGSLAKWEGIVIDPIGAVLAVLVFEFIMKTGEGATWVTPLWSIAMTVLVGVILGGLTAYMMIFSLKSYWVPDFLHNAFILAVLLTVFAISNYIQSESGLLTVTVLGLLMANQKQIPVRHIFEFKENLRVLLISCLFIVLAARVPVDNLVQVGWRGLLFVVVLIVIVRPASVFLSTIGSSLNWREKTFLCFMAPRGIVAAAVGSIFSFELSHHSDALGLTQIGGIPEGNLVVPVVFLVIVGTVTFYGLTASPAARWLGLSSPSPQGVLIAGADRWIRELAVVIKNAGFHVVLVDTNFRNITAARMQGLSAQCASILSDFVSEELNLGGVGRLLAATPNDEVNSLACMEFTHLFGRKEVYQLSPWDSGSGKRQSVSDHLRGRVIFGHGLDFYKIARRVTAGAQFKKTTITEEFTYHDFQQTHGESATLLFVVVESRLRIVTADDSFVPKAGQTIIALIDSRPEAPKAAAKHDSSDDSEEVSSPDESPAKSVESE; from the coding sequence GTGGAAGAGAACCTCTACCTGATTTACTTTGCCGGGATCTTGGCCTTGGGGATAACTGCCCAATGGCTGGCTTGGCGTCTCCATCTACCTTCGATCCTACTGCTACTCGGCTTTGGGTTTCTGGCGGGCCTGTTGCCACAAGGACCCGATGAAATCATTGGGATCAAGGTTCTCTTTCCGATTGTTTCGCTATCGGTAGCCGTCATCCTGTTTGAAGGGGGCATGAGCCTGCGCTTTAATGAACTGCGCGAAGTCGGGCCAGCTCTGGGTGGGCTGGTTACCATTGGTGCCCTGATTGTGTGGGGCCTGGCGTCTTTAGCGGCTCATTATTTGGTTGGCTTTTCTCCGGCGATCGCGACCGTGGTGGGGGCGATCGTGGTCGTGACCGGACCGACGGTGGTTGGACCGCTGTTAAGTCACATCCGCCCTGCCCGCAAAATCGGCTCGTTAGCCAAGTGGGAAGGGATTGTGATCGATCCCATTGGCGCTGTGCTGGCCGTTCTTGTGTTCGAGTTCATCATGAAGACGGGGGAAGGTGCCACTTGGGTGACACCGCTCTGGTCGATCGCGATGACCGTCTTGGTCGGTGTGATCTTAGGCGGGCTAACCGCCTATATGATGATTTTCTCGCTAAAAAGCTATTGGGTGCCTGACTTCTTGCACAACGCTTTCATCCTGGCGGTTTTGCTGACAGTGTTCGCGATTTCGAATTACATTCAATCTGAGTCAGGCCTACTGACGGTCACCGTGCTGGGCTTGTTGATGGCGAATCAGAAGCAGATTCCGGTGCGGCACATCTTCGAGTTTAAAGAGAATCTGCGGGTGCTCTTGATCTCGTGTTTGTTCATCGTGCTGGCGGCTCGTGTCCCGGTCGACAATCTGGTGCAGGTTGGATGGCGTGGCTTGCTGTTCGTAGTGGTTTTGATTGTGATCGTTCGACCCGCTTCGGTCTTCCTTTCCACGATTGGAAGCAGCTTAAATTGGCGTGAAAAGACGTTTCTATGCTTCATGGCACCTCGTGGTATCGTGGCGGCTGCGGTCGGTTCGATCTTTTCCTTCGAGCTCTCACATCATTCCGATGCCTTAGGGCTGACACAAATTGGCGGCATTCCAGAGGGCAATCTGGTCGTTCCAGTCGTCTTCTTGGTCATTGTTGGAACGGTGACGTTTTACGGACTTACCGCTTCCCCGGCGGCTCGCTGGCTGGGACTTTCCAGTCCTTCGCCTCAGGGAGTGCTGATTGCTGGGGCCGACCGCTGGATTCGGGAACTGGCCGTGGTAATTAAGAACGCGGGCTTCCATGTGGTGCTGGTCGATACAAACTTCCGTAATATCACCGCAGCTCGAATGCAGGGGCTTTCGGCCCAATGTGCGAGTATCTTGTCGGACTTTGTCAGTGAAGAGCTAAACCTCGGTGGTGTCGGGCGGCTCCTTGCGGCCACGCCGAATGACGAAGTCAATTCGTTGGCCTGCATGGAATTTACCCACCTCTTCGGCCGTAAAGAGGTTTATCAGCTGAGTCCTTGGGACTCTGGTTCAGGCAAGCGACAATCGGTTTCTGACCATTTACGCGGGCGAGTGATCTTTGGGCATGGACTCGACTTCTACAAGATCGCGCGTCGTGTGACCGCTGGGGCTCAGTTCAAGAAGACGACGATCACGGAAGAATTCACCTACCATGACTTCCAGCAAACACATGGCGAGTCGGCCACGCTGCTTTTTGTGGTGGTGGAAAGCCGGTTGCGGATTGTTACGGCGGACGACAGCTTCGTCCCTAAAGCAGGGCAGACGATTATCGCCTTGATAGATTCTCGCCCTGAAGCTCCTAAGGCTGCGGCAAAGCACGATTCATCAGACGATTCGGAAGAAGTCAGTTCGCCGGATGAATCGCCAGCGAAATCTGTGGAATCGGAATAG
- a CDS encoding DUF1080 domain-containing protein has protein sequence MPFNPCQPNWKSLVVAFSLVVFSAASLASAAYGQETPGLSSEEIEDGWISLFDGKSLFGWRAMTKTDWKVVDGTIEVTSGEIGLLSTTTQFADYLFRVDFQAEENTNSGIFLRTSPNPKSPTYDCYELNIAPPSNAFPTGSLVGREKATPDCKPGEWHTFEVRCQGPVMEVKLDGEVVSTLDDKDYLGKGFIGLQHNGGKVQFKNICLKPLGLKSIFNGKDLSGWKTYPEMDTQFTVTEEGAIHAKNGPGQLETEQAYADFVLQMEAKTNAENLNSGLFFRCIPGDKMMGYESQIHNGIEAEDPTKPLDSGTGAIFRRTTARRVVSKDNEWLIKTLIVEGAHISVWVNGYQVTDWTDQRKQDENPRRGLRLEAGTIMLQGHDPTTDVSFRGFEIQELPGRWPVQRTP, from the coding sequence ATGCCGTTTAATCCCTGCCAACCTAACTGGAAGTCACTCGTTGTGGCTTTTTCCCTGGTCGTTTTCTCGGCCGCGTCGCTGGCGAGTGCTGCTTATGGGCAGGAAACTCCCGGACTTTCCTCCGAGGAAATCGAAGATGGTTGGATCTCGCTGTTCGACGGCAAGTCGCTGTTCGGCTGGCGAGCAATGACCAAAACCGACTGGAAAGTCGTTGATGGTACGATCGAAGTCACCTCCGGTGAGATAGGTTTGCTCTCCACGACGACCCAGTTCGCCGACTACTTGTTTCGCGTTGATTTCCAAGCAGAAGAAAACACCAACAGTGGCATCTTCCTCCGTACTTCCCCCAACCCCAAGAGCCCAACGTACGACTGCTACGAACTGAACATCGCACCTCCCTCAAACGCCTTTCCGACCGGTAGCTTGGTCGGACGCGAAAAGGCAACGCCTGATTGCAAGCCGGGCGAGTGGCATACGTTTGAAGTCCGCTGCCAAGGCCCCGTGATGGAAGTCAAGCTTGACGGCGAGGTGGTCTCGACCCTCGACGACAAGGACTACCTGGGAAAAGGATTTATTGGCTTGCAGCACAACGGAGGCAAGGTCCAATTCAAAAACATTTGCCTGAAACCACTCGGCCTCAAATCAATCTTCAACGGCAAGGATCTTTCCGGCTGGAAGACTTACCCTGAAATGGACACGCAATTCACGGTGACAGAAGAGGGTGCGATCCATGCGAAGAACGGTCCTGGCCAACTCGAAACGGAACAAGCCTACGCCGACTTTGTCCTACAAATGGAAGCGAAAACCAACGCTGAGAACCTAAACTCTGGACTTTTCTTCCGCTGCATCCCTGGCGATAAGATGATGGGTTACGAAAGCCAGATCCACAACGGCATTGAAGCAGAAGACCCAACCAAGCCACTTGATTCCGGCACCGGCGCGATCTTCCGCCGGACAACCGCCCGACGTGTGGTCAGCAAAGACAACGAGTGGCTGATTAAGACCTTGATCGTCGAGGGTGCCCATATCTCGGTTTGGGTGAACGGCTACCAGGTCACCGATTGGACCGACCAACGAAAGCAAGATGAAAACCCGCGACGTGGTTTACGCCTGGAAGCTGGGACCATCATGCTGCAAGGGCACGATCCCACTACGGACGTTTCATTTCGCGGGTTTGAGATTCAGGAGCTGCCAGGGCGTTGGCCCGTTCAGCGAACTCCGTAA